A genomic region of Colletotrichum destructivum chromosome 5, complete sequence contains the following coding sequences:
- a CDS encoding Putative amino acid transporter, transmembrane domain-containing protein, giving the protein MPNYSSITDGNANSIASGSSDEMSRQRRRNGKEGGGQASMTSSVINLLNTIVGAGTLAMPSVVSHMGCMLGVLMIIWSGMTAAFGLYLQSRCARYLDRGTSSFFAISKITYPNAAIIFDTAIAIKCFGVGVSYMIIIGDLMPKVFVGLFSGAVATYPYLGDRNFWITAFMLVIIPLSFLKKLDSLKYTSIVALVSIGYLVILVIYHFATDRLKDMSEIRVVEPESAVAFLSTLPVVVFAYTCHQNMFAILNEIKDNSPSSVIGVVGSSIGGAASIYIVVAITGYLTFGNKVVGNIVMMYSATAASYIGQLAIVVLVTFSVPLQVHPCRASVDAILKWRPNRSSSGNGRPSSPGGRPLLPSSASVHSDHGSSSSMGETRFAVLTSIILILSYVTALSVHSLERVLAYVGSTGSTSISFILPGLFYYKISDPDSMHQQRLHKEDDDADYPSDEEDADPMVTSIASLGSVASVVANPRQWNRKWRWDLEHIEQDALRKMALALAIYGVCVMVVCLFMNIVFHASH; this is encoded by the exons ATGCCGAACTACTCCAGCATTACTGATGGGAACGCAAATTCGATTGCGTCTGGAAGCTCCGACGAAATGTCACG ACAACGTCGAAGAAAcggaaaggaagggggagggcaGGCCTCGATGACCAGCAGTGTCATCAACCTGCTCAATACCA TTGTCGGCGCTGGAACTTTGGCGATGCCCTCGGTGGTATCGCACATGGGCTGCATGCTCGGCGTGCTGATGATTATCTGGTCTGGCATGACGGCCGCCTTCGGCCTCTATCTGCAGTCACGCTGCGCCCGTTACCTCGATCGCGGgacctcgtccttcttcgccatctcCAAAATCACCTACCCGAACGCCGCTATCATTTTCGACACTGCCATTGCGATTAAGTGCTTCGGTGTCGGCGTATCCTACATGATTATCATTGGCGATCTCATGCCCAAGGTCTTTGTCGGCCTTTTCAGCGGTGCCGTGGCTACTTACCCTTATTTGGGCGATCGCAACTTCTGGATCACCGCCTTCATGCTGGTCATCATTCCCCTGAGCTTCCTTAAGAAGCTGGACTCGCTCAAGTACACCAGCATTGTCGCTCTGGTCTCTATTGGATACCTCGTTATTCTCGTCATTTACCACTTCGCTACCGACCGGCTCAAAGACATGAGCGAAATCAGGGTCGTTGAACCTGAAAGCGCTGTAGCCTTTCTCAGCACGTTGCCCGTGGTCGTTTTCGCGTACACGTGCCACCAGAAC ATGTTTGCCATCCTGAACGAAATCAAAGACAACAGTCCCAGCAGTGTTATTGGAGTTGTGGGCTCTAGCATTGGTGGCGCCGCTTCGATTTACATCGTCGTTGCCATCACTGGCTACCTCACATTCGGCAACAAGGTTGTGGGCAACATTGTCATGATGT ACTCCGCGACCGCCGCATCCTACATCGGCCAGTTGGCCATTGTCGTGCTTGTCACTTTCTCCGTCCCGTTGCAAGTCCATCCCTGCCGAGCATCCGTCGATGCGATTCTCAAGTGGCGCCCGAACCGTAGCTCAAGCGGCAACGGCAGGCCCAGCTCCCCTGGCGGTCGCCCACTTCtaccctcgtcggcgtctgtCCACTCCGATCACGGATCCAGCTCTTCTATGGGCGAAACTCGATTCGCGGTCCTGACCTCTATCATCCTTATCCTTTCTTATGTCACTGCTCTTTCGGTCCACAGCCTCGAGAGAGTTCTTGCCTACGTCGGCAGCACCGGCTCAACCAGCATCAGCTTCATTCTTCCAGGCCTTTTCTACTATAAGATCAGCGACCCCGACAGCATGCACCAGCAACGGCTCCAcaaggaggatgacgacgccgactaTCCCTCGGATGAAGAGGACGCGGACCCGATGGTCACCAGCATTGCCAGTCTTGGCAGTGTCGCCAGTGTCGTCGCCAACCCACGTCAATGGAACCGCAAGTGGCGATGGGACCTGGAGCACATTGAACAAGACGCCCTGCGCAAGATGGCTCTGGCGCTCGCCATATACGGTGTGTGTGTCATGGTCGTTTGCCTTTTTATGAATATCGTGTTCCACGCATCGCACTGA
- a CDS encoding Putative dynactin subunit 3: protein MDNTLDNTTLSTVSLLESRLLRIEHLLYGPTAASPSSQTESAVDTLQDLERRFNHLLSRIRVYGELIKIYNFHPTLFQPPPSPEPPTQLAPEAVQATVLASAASFPATASSLTSVNDCPIPESSQSAALASLVPKMRGIETMQIAQEAEMADLRARSEEVLKRWYQQSILGASEFVADVEGRVELVERRVRRAEREKEEAAAI, encoded by the exons ATGGATAATACTTTGGACAACACGACCCTCTCGACGGTGTCGCTCCTCGAATCGCGGCTGCTGCGCATCGAGCACCTTCTGTATGGCCCGAccgcggcgtcgccatcgtcccaGACAGAGTCCGCGGTCGACACGCTCCAGGACCTCGAACGCCGCTTCAACCACCTTCTGTCCCGTATCCGCGTCTACGGCGAGTTGATAAAGATTT ACAACTTCCATCCAACCCTCTTCCAgccccctccatcccccgAGCCCCCGACCCAGCTGGCCCCGGAGGCGGTTCAGGCAACCGTCCTCGCATCCGCAGCTTCCTTCCCGGCTACAGCCTCCTCGCTGACCTCTGTCAACGACTGCCCGATTCCCGAATCATCACAGAGcgccgccctggcctccCTCGTGCCCAAGATGCGCGGTATTGAGACGATGCAGATCGCTcaggaggccgagatggctgACCTTCGCGCACGGAGCGAGGAGGTCCTCAAGAGATGGTACCAACAGAGCATCCTAGGCGCTTCCGAATTTGtagccgacgtcgagggccgaGTGGAGCTGGTCGAGCGCCGTGTGCGGAGGGCCGAAcgggaaaaggaagaagctGCAGCCATTTGA